GGTTGACAAAGTCTTAAACCACACATGTTCTATCTTGGCTAAATTTAATGCATTTGTTTCCCATCTAACACTACTTTTGCTAGGATTCTTTCCCCTCCATTGAGTCAATGAACTTTAACAAATTGTTGGAACTCTAGCCAGCCCCTACAAAATTGAGCTCATCTTTCTTTATTATTCATAGACAAGGAAAGTAGTTCCAAAAATGAAGTAGCTCGAAAGAGAATTGTCATTTGTTTTATTTCCTGATAGAGGGAAAATGACAGAAATATCATTGAAAAATACATACAAATCTATTTTGTGTTAGATGCTTAAATGAGCTTACTTAAGAAATCAACTACTTAATGGAAGCATTACTGatctttatatacatatatatatatatatatatatatatctgatTAGAAACTTGAGTTACATATCCAATCACATAAGGATTGGTTTGGCACTTGAATTATTCATTGGAGAAATTAAAGGGGTGCATGGGGGAAGATTGTGTAGATGGTCTAATTAACTATGCAATACATTCCACATTTTTGCTGTCATATAGAGTTAGAAAAAGAGGGAGAGATATCAGTAATAGGTTCAGGAGAAAAGGGATAATTCCAATTGAGTAGTTCTTCAACCATTTGCATAGCAGCTCTGTTTTCTTCATCCAATGGCTTACTAATCCCAAGTTCAGAATTCATACTCTGATGATCATCATGatgctcctcctcctcctcctttttcCTAAGCTCAATTTTTGTTATCCAATTAGAACCTGAATGTTTCCCTGATCTTTTTTGCCACACTCCAATATGACAGTTATCGTTATCGAGCCTCAGACAGGTAATGGAAGGTGCTGGATCCTTACAACATTTCCTCAGCTTTGCATTGAGCACACTACTAgatagtgttgatgaagaaGATAAGGGGAATTTCTTGTCATTATTGTTAGCACTACTCTCCTTCACAATTGGGAAATTTGTTTTTGCTACTTGACCATTCATCAAGATAGCTGCTTCATCATACGCTCTCGCCGCTTCCTCTGCTGTCTCAAATGTTCCTAGCCATATCCTTTTCTTCCtattaacaaaaaaaacaaagttGACATTTTTATAGCACTAGCAAAGAAAGAATGTTGGTAAATTAAtaactgatatatatatatatatatatatatatatatatatatatacacattttCAGTGTACTTTGTAGTTTTGTTAGTGAGGTGGGTGAGTGAGAAGAACTTACAGCAGAGGGTGGCGAATTTCAGAAACCCAAGAGCCCCACTGGCGTTGTCTGACACCTTTGAACTTCTTTGATTGTACCATGCTGTTAATTCTGTCACAGTTCTTATATTAATATatcaaaggagaaaaaaaagttgCAGAAGTTCTAAAAAAGGTAGACACAgaaataaatgatgaaatgaggATTAGGTGAGAAGAATTAAAGCCAtcacagagagagagagagattgagGGGGCGGGGGTGTCGgtagaggaggaggaagagttTAGTGATTGAATTTATAGAGAAGGTAGGTATTCCTACATAGTACATTACTGTTCACATTTTGTCCAAAAAAATGTAGATAATACGAATTTGCTCACATTGTCGATTTCAATTTGAATAAAAGAGGAAAGTAGAGGTAGGTTGACTAACACTAGTCAATTTATGATGAATTCTTGTagtgatatataattttattagatCGAGATCAACTGTGATGATTCATAATAGTTGACGCTAATAACTTGCTTGGGATTAACGTAACGTATAGTTATAATTGTATGTATGTATAGATGATTGTGGGGTGGGAGGTTGGAGAGTGCAATAAAAGAGTTCACCTGCTTTTCTATTATTGACTGAACTGCAGGGGAGAAAGCGTGAAAGTACTACTAGATATATATAGGACAAAGTTTGAGTCTGgctttatttggaaaaaaaaggagaaacaggcttcttctttcttttcttctacaCATCTTTTTCAAACTCTACTGAACTTCTAACTTAAATGGATCACCAATTAATACTCTTTTGAGAAAACCTAGTACTTTCCTCTCCTCTAGTATGGATGCAACTTTGACATTTCTAAGGAATATTGTTAAGTTCCTAACTATATTTGGTTGGGGGATAATAAAAGTAGGAAGAAAAAGTAGCAAAGAAGGAGGACTTTGTTTGCTATTTGTCACAATGATGATCAAAATATTCTTGCTTTCTTGGAATGATCAAATTGTATTTGCATACAAGACTTTGAAAATGTTTATTCTCTCCACTTGTcttacaaaaacaaaaaatcatTCAATGGAAGTAGTGTGAACTAAACAAGAAGAAGATAGTTATAATTAGTCCATCTTATAAAGCAGGGGAATTTTAGTAGCTTAATTGGTTGACTATTTAAATTTTCACTTTGTTGATAATGGTTCGATTCTCCACATTATAATCTGCTCGAAGAAGCTATAATTGCATATGACATGAGAAGTGATAATCTAACAACATTACTCATCCTGCCAGATATAAGTACAAATACTGAAGCTCACTTTACAATACCATTGTTCACATAGAAAATAATATCCATCTTTATGTAATTAccttatatttttcttcttttaattttgtgattaTAATGGGATTGGTCTAGAAGTCCAATTACGGGTTCATGTGTAAGAAATCACCTAAATATTTGATTGCAAACTCaatcatttttattataatatataaaatattaacttgaatttgatgttcaaactcataattttttattaattctaAATTTGCCTTTGAGGATCGGTGAAGGAAAATGGAGATGGTAAGAACTGAATCCATTCTTATTATGTTTAATATCACTAAATTGTGAACACTTGTAGATATTACTtctgttatatatataataaaagtaGTTGTGTCATTAATGTAAGGTTCTTCATAATAATCTATCTCTTCACTAGTGATTAAAGTTCAAAATGCAACTATGTACTGTTCCCTCCATCTCACTAGCTCTTCATTACAATAAAAATGAATGGACTATATATTAAATGGGTTCTTGCTAGCGTTTTCTTATATCTCTTTCTGGGAGCTCTCATCTTTTTCCATCTTTGATGACTCGAATCCACAATCTTATAATTAAAGGTCATAAATGTGAAGGTGCTTACCATCTTAGTAGTTAGGGCTCATGCTAGTGTAACCCCATAGGCACTGCCAAATTATTCTCCTACACCCTAACCCTAATAACTAGGGTGCGCACCGGTCGATTTGATTCGATTTTAAGTATTATCGATTCGATTTATTGgtttttcattctttttaaatacgctaaatcgataaccaaatcaataaaatatttgttatCGGTTTTTGATTTTTAACGATTCGTTTTTcggtttaaccaataagaaaatgcttttaaaataaagatatgACTTCTTCAACAATTTGACGCGATACAGGCATACACCGAAGCAAGTAAATCAGAAGTTCTTGTTGTGAATACTCACAATAATCATAGCCCTAGCCGTCGCCCTAACCCTTGTCGTTGTTGTTGCAATCCTTAGCCGATGGAGTTCTTAGTTCTTTAATTTAGATTTTGACATCGTGAacctaaagtaatactaaagcCTAAAGGGTAGATACAATGTGAATTGTAAAGTAGTGTGAATTGTGAATTGTGTAGGGTACTGATAATCTTATATAGTGATTATATTAATATCTTTTGTTtgatactttgatatttatgtatgagtaaaaattaaaatagtaaattattatagtcTTAACGGTTATCGATTTACCCAATATTAAAAACCAATACCTAACCGAtaactcaataattttttttataaaatcattaaataaccGTTAACCCAATAATCCAATAACAATAAATCAATAacacttttttcaattttatatatcagTCGGTTGATTTCTGCACACATCTACTAATAACAAGTCAAACAGAAAGTAGTAATATATAAAGTATCTTTTCacaccaaaaaaggaaaaaagaaacaaaatttaTTGCTCTTTCTGGGGTGGCTTAATCATAAGGCAAACTTATTAAGTCCAGCTCCTCTTCATTTTCTCCGAGTTCTTAATTGGATGGAAGACATGTGTCATGGTTTAAAGATAATGGTTGaaatttaactaattaaagTAAGGTCCTAATCATGGTTAGGagtagggctgtacaggacaaaccgataaaccgcatcaaaccgacaaaccgaatcaaaccggaaaaaaaacccgactagtggtttggtttgacttggtttggtgtttgaaaaaaaaacccgaccattatagggttggtttgattttaactaaaaaaagtcaaaccgaacccaaaccaacccgattatagatatactacttttaaattatgttatacataaaaatatttattaaaatataatttataaatattttttaaaattttttcataatttttgttttctttcttacatttagatttggacttgagtagcccatctaaataatatacaaaaaaaactt
This Solanum dulcamara chromosome 8, daSolDulc1.2, whole genome shotgun sequence DNA region includes the following protein-coding sequences:
- the LOC129899718 gene encoding ethylene-responsive transcription factor SHINE 3-like, which gives rise to MVQSKKFKGVRQRQWGSWVSEIRHPLLKKRIWLGTFETAEEAARAYDEAAILMNGQVAKTNFPIVKESSANNNDKKFPLSSSSTLSSSVLNAKLRKCCKDPAPSITCLRLDNDNCHIGVWQKRSGKHSGSNWITKIELRKKEEEEEHHDDHQSMNSELGISKPLDEENRAAMQMVEELLNWNYPFSPEPITDISPSFSNSI